Genomic DNA from Brassica rapa cultivar Chiifu-401-42 chromosome A04, CAAS_Brap_v3.01, whole genome shotgun sequence:
TTTTGTCAGTATAGGATGAATgaataaaacacacacacacagcaccgagagagagagagagagagagagagtatgtCAACAGATCAGATCAAAGTTCCAACAACTTAGAAAGTCAACTGAGAAATCTTGAGATGGAAAGCTTGCAGAAAAGGGATTACCTTGAGAATGCGATTCCGCTTATCGGGATCAAGCAGAGCCAGTTTCCGAGCCATCGGAAGGAGCTTACGGCGGAGGAGGGCGGAGCCTATAACGCCGGTGATGCAAAGCAGGCCTGGACCGTTTGGGCCCAGTGCTTCCATCACGTTTCTCGAGATCAGCTGACATCGTTTTCGGTCAAGAAGATCTGAGAAGGACAGCTGATAAGGTTCCAGAATCTCTGCTTCCACTttgtctcctcctcctcctcctcccttcATCCTTTCACTTTCCCCCTCCCCACTGGGTCCCCCTGTTCCTCCCTATATTCTCTCGTTTTTCAAATTACGAAATGACCCCTTACTTACCATTTCTTGTCTAACAACCCCATCTTTTATTAATTCTTTACGAATTGACCCCCACACACATTTTCCAAAACATTCACAATTAAAAGTGGCCCAATACAACAATCAGGCCCATAAACCCCAACCTTTATTTATTATACAAATCAACCAAGCAAATAGAAATAGAAAGCCTTGCTTGATCTACACGGAAGCTTCTTTGAAGCTCTTGGTCAACCAGATGGCAGTCTCTCTCGGAGACACTCTCTCCGGTCCAAACGGTTTAAGGAGAACCCCAAGCTCTTCGTACCTCTCCTGCTGTAAAAGCCTCGCGCTGAACTCCAGCAGTCCCTCCAGAGCCTCCGCACGCTGCTGATACGACGACGTGTCGAACCTTCTCTGTTTTACTTCCGACACTGACCTTGTCTGAACAGTAGTTGTACACTTGTCTTTCGTCGTCGTCATCGAAGAAAAAGAAGATCGCCTGGCTACTCCTCCTGAGCTGGTTGTCTCTCTGTTCTGGAAGAGATCTTCGGGGTATTCAACGATCTTGTCGAACCTTGGAGCGTTTACAGAAATGTCCGATTCGCAAGCGTAAGGGTTTTCCACGACCAACGGAAGAGATGCTCTCCTCCTCCTATCCGTCTGATAAAACACCACACAACAACACTGATCACTACTCTGTCTATTACTTTAAaagctttcttttcttttctttcttaccAGTTGAACAGTACGGGGGGTGCTTGACGGCGTTTCAAGCCTCTTTGGCTGTTTTGTTGAGGTCCCGGCCATTCTCGGGGTTTTAGCTGCTGCACCAGATTGCTTCTTGACTACTCCTTCTTCCCTTTGTGCAACAATCTCTTCGCTGACGACTCCAACTGTTACTTCTGACACTTTTCTTCGCCTGAACATTGGTGAATGGGATGCTCTCCCTGAAGAAGACACAGAGCCTGCTTCTGTATCAGATACACTCGGATTCAATCTCCTGTCGTTGCTACTAAACGAACGCCTTCTTTCCTTCGTCTCACACCACTGGCTCCGTCTGGGACTCTCTAGCTTCATATAAACCATGCTGATGTAAGGCTGAAGATAAGGGTGGTTTAGCAGCTCGCTTGCCTGCATTGACATGACAATAATATCCTTAGATCAACTATGGTTTAATACCAATTGATAAGCATTATAGGAAACTTACACTTGGCCTGAGTTCAGGATTTTTCCTCATCATACTTTTGATGAGGCCTCGGCTGCATGCAGATAAGCAGAGGAAAGAGGTTGTTGGTTACATTACAGCCTAGTTAGTCGATTTATTAGTGTTAACAGAGAGAGAATATGGTTACAGGCTTACAATGAGCCGGAATACATGGCAGGGATGGGATCCATTATCAGTTTGTGTATTTTGCTGATCAATGTCTGCACATCCTGTTATCAACAGTAATATGTCACCATTTCATCTTTTAAACTCCAAATCAGGACTCAAAAACTGATCAACATAATTTAATAAGGACACTTACAGTAGCTTTGAAAGGGGGCTTATGAGCAGACATTTCGTACATGCAGCATCCTGCTTGCCACAATGTATTAAAGGTTAGTCACAAGCTCAAAAAGTGTTGGATGATAAGTAGAAAAAAAGCTAATGAAGAAatgaatagttatatacttaccCAAAGACCAAATGTCTGACTTTGATCCGTAAGGTATGTCAGCAAGAAGCTCAGGGCACATGTAACTTGGAGTCCCAACAACCtattaaaacacacacacacttacTTTGACTTTTCATTACAGTTTCTCagaaacaatttgtttttgttcaaaTATAAAGAACTTACAGAGGAAGTAAGGTCATCAGAAGTGAGAATCTTAGCGAGGCCAAAGTCACCTAAGACCAAAATGGTGGATGCGTAAATTAGATCACAAAGTGGCAAAGACAAGTGAAACTCACAGAAACTTACCAAGCCGTATGTCTTGCTCTTTTGTCAAGAATATATTAGAACACTGAAAAGAAATGTGAATGAGACAGTTAGATGGTTGAGATAAACGAAGAGAGTTGTAGAAGCCATTGAGGTGATAGATCTTGTACCTTGACATCACGGTGAAGAATATGGTTGGAGTGCAGATAATCGAGTGCCATTAGGAGTTGAACAAGCCATTGGCAGAGTTTCTGCAATATTTGATTGTTTATCTTCGTCAAATTTTTAAATGGCAGTCACCATATATTGTAAACAAGTGAAGAAGACATAATGGGAGAGAGACAAAACCTCTTCAGGGAAATGAACACCACATGCTCTTTTTATGGTTTCTGTCCTGCAAGAGGATTCATCAAATTGAAAGTAAGTAAGAGGCAAAGTTTCTTGTaacttaaaaatttatttgtgAAAGCCGTTTTACATGTCTCCGCCTTCGCAGTATCCAATAACGATGCACACATAGCAACCCTGGAAAACATGATATgataagtcttttttttttctttgcagagaatgcgcaaaaaaaaaacacaaaagagGCAAAGCACAAGAGACCTTTTCAACCCATGAATCTTTGTACTCAACAACAAATGGATTTCGGACAGTAGAAATGAGCTCCATCTGAAACCATCGTCCAACCTCAtcatcttaaaaaaatattaataataaaaaaaaggtggtggtggaagagaagaGGTAAACCTCCTGATGAGCTGAACGGCGAGCCCTATCAGACTGACGAGCGAGACGAATCTTTTTCAAGACGTATCTGTGAGAATTCAAGAAGAAGCAGAGTAAACATGGATAAGAAGAGCAGAACCAGGAACAATTAAAAGAAAGTAAGTATAGACATGTACAATACTTCTTTCGTTCTTGTTTGTGTCTGACAAGAAGAGCAGAGCCAAAGGAGCCTTTCCCAATCTGTTCAAGAACTTCATACCGCTCCATGATCCAAGTTTCACCACAAGAGTCTTGTAACAAACtggaagcatatatatatagttatatgaGAAGAGTGAAAGAATAAAATTAAGTACTACTAATACTTATTAAGATGATTGGAAACTAGAAACAGGCAGGCACAGAGAGACATAGAAGCACACACCGCAcaactattaaaattaattaaaaaaaaaacagtaatgGAATCAATCTACTACAGAAATCCAATCAGTGTCACGTCAAGCACCAAAATAAGATCGAGATGTAGCTTTCAGCAAAGATTTATGATTGCTTTCATCAAAACAGTAATCATGACAAAAGTGTGAACCAGCTCCCGTAATCATATACTCTTCTTCATATGCACAAAGACATactgattttaattttaaaaaatgaacttttaaataaaatataaattgtattAGGTCTTTTTTGGACCTTGAATCGTACCGACACCCTGGTAGATGAGCAGGGTATCGAATTACACTGTTACTTCTACTACCAAAATGCCATactttatcaaaagaaacaatttttttatataatttgaaaagcagagagagagaaaaagccaaggagaagatgatgaagaagaagccagACGATTCGTCGGA
This window encodes:
- the LOC103862728 gene encoding serine/threonine-protein kinase Nek4 isoform X3 — encoded protein: MELISTVRNPFVVEYKDSWVEKGCYVCIVIGYCEGGDMTETIKRACGVHFPEEKLCQWLVQLLMALDYLHSNHILHRDVKCSNIFLTKEQDIRLGDFGLAKILTSDDLTSSVVGTPSYMCPELLADIPYGSKSDIWSLGCCMYEMSAHKPPFKATDVQTLISKIHKLIMDPIPAMYSGSFRGLIKSMMRKNPELRPSASELLNHPYLQPYISMVYMKLESPRRSQWCETKERRRSFSSNDRRLNPSVSDTEAGSVSSSGRASHSPMFRRRKVSEVTVGVVSEEIVAQREEGVVKKQSGAAAKTPRMAGTSTKQPKRLETPSSTPRTVQLTDRRRRASLPLVVENPYACESDISVNAPRFDKIVEYPEDLFQNRETTSSGGVARRSSFSSMTTTKDKCTTTVQTRSVSEVKQRRFDTSSYQQRAEALEGLLEFSARLLQQERYEELGVLLKPFGPERVSPRETAIWLTKSFKEASV
- the LOC103862728 gene encoding serine/threonine-protein kinase Nek4 isoform X2; the protein is MERYEVLEQIGKGSFGSALLVRHKQERKKYVLKKIRLARQSDRARRSAHQEMELISTVRNPFVVEYKDSWVEKGCYVCIVIGYCEGGDMTETIKRACGVHFPEEKLCQWLVQLLMALDYLHSNHILHRDVKCSNIFLTKEQDIRLGDFGLAKILTSDDLTSSVVGTPSYMCPELLADIPYGSKSDIWSLGCCMYEMSAHKPPFKATDVQTLISKIHKLIMDPIPAMYSGSFRGLIKSMMRKNPELRPSASELLNHPYLQPYISMVYMKLESPRRSQWCETKERRRSFSSNDRRLNPSVSDTEAGSVSSSGRASHSPMFRRRKVSEVTVGVVSEEIVAQREEGVVKKQSGAAAKTPRMAGTSTKQPKRLETPSSTPRTVQLTDRRRRASLPLVVENPYACESDISVNAPRFDKIVEYPEDLFQNRETTSSGGVARRSSFSSMTTTKDKCTTTVQTRSVSEVKQRRFDTSSYQQRAEALEGLLEFSARLLQQERYEELGVLLKPFGPERVSPRETAIWLTKSFKEASV
- the LOC103862728 gene encoding serine/threonine-protein kinase Nek4 isoform X1 — translated: MSLCACLFLVSNHLNNLLQDSCGETWIMERYEVLEQIGKGSFGSALLVRHKQERKKYVLKKIRLARQSDRARRSAHQEMELISTVRNPFVVEYKDSWVEKGCYVCIVIGYCEGGDMTETIKRACGVHFPEEKLCQWLVQLLMALDYLHSNHILHRDVKCSNIFLTKEQDIRLGDFGLAKILTSDDLTSSVVGTPSYMCPELLADIPYGSKSDIWSLGCCMYEMSAHKPPFKATDVQTLISKIHKLIMDPIPAMYSGSFRGLIKSMMRKNPELRPSASELLNHPYLQPYISMVYMKLESPRRSQWCETKERRRSFSSNDRRLNPSVSDTEAGSVSSSGRASHSPMFRRRKVSEVTVGVVSEEIVAQREEGVVKKQSGAAAKTPRMAGTSTKQPKRLETPSSTPRTVQLTDRRRRASLPLVVENPYACESDISVNAPRFDKIVEYPEDLFQNRETTSSGGVARRSSFSSMTTTKDKCTTTVQTRSVSEVKQRRFDTSSYQQRAEALEGLLEFSARLLQQERYEELGVLLKPFGPERVSPRETAIWLTKSFKEASV